Sequence from the Helianthus annuus cultivar XRQ/B chromosome 13, HanXRQr2.0-SUNRISE, whole genome shotgun sequence genome:
ttttaaaccttttggattttgatgcggaaaaacaaaccttcggATTTTGTGGCCAAACTTTGGGGACAAAAATGAtgttttactctttttttttaaattacgcTTGAAATATATAAATTATCGTTTTTTGAGTTTTGATCCGTTTTGCAGAAGTTTAAATATTTTTAAGTGTTCTacttttgtattttattttgtaCCATATATGCTATCAACGTTCTAGTATTTTTTTATATAGTTATACAGTTTTTTCTTCCCATAATAAGGATTTCTTGTCTAAATATAAtgtttttatttctttatttttttggttaaataaaCAGGATCGTGCTAATGAGATATTTAAGAAAGTCGAAGATCAAAAATCAAGTAGAGGGAGAAATCAGGATGCCATACTGGCCGCTTGCCTCTACATTGCTTGTCGTCAAGAAGACAAACCAAGAACCGTAAAGGGTATTATAAAAACCTTTCTATAACAACTGTTCAAATAGAAATCTTTATATAGATGAGATCTTATGAACATTTGTTAAAATAGAAATCTGTTCGGTTGCCAATGGAGCAACAAAGAAGGAAATCGGGCGGGCAAAAGAATACATTGTCAAACAACTAGAGCTTGAAATGGGCCAGTCAGTAGAGATGGGTACTATCCATGCTGGTGATTTTATGGCAAGTTTGTTTATATATCTATTTTTGTAATTTGTAACTTTgctaagagtaaaatgccattttcgtccctgaggtttggccagttgtgcgactttcgtccaaaggtttgttttttcgcatttggatccaaaaagtttgaaaacttgccattttcatctggcttgttaactccatccatttttctccattacgccaggggtatttccgtcttttttgttaacttcaAGGGCCATTCAGTCTTAACAGATTCGGTCAGGAGTATTTTAAATGCTTGTACACAAAGTGAAAAAGAAAAgatcgaattgccctttaagttaacaaaaaagaagAAAATATCCCTGACTTgacgaagaaaaatggatggagttaacgagctggatgaaactgacaagctttcaaaccttttggatctagatgctgaaaaacaaacctttggacgaaagtcgcaaaactggccatacctcagggacgaaaatgacattttaatCTTTTGCTGATTTGTTGAAGTTTCTGACTTCTAATGTGTTTTTTTTCACCAATCTGAAATCATCAGAGGCGTTTTTGTTCCAATCTTGGTATGACTAATCAGACGGTTAAAGCTGCTCAAGAATCTGTTCAAAAGTCGGAAGAGTTTGATATAAGGTAAttagaaaaaaagttttttttttttttttttttttttttttttttttttttttttgagtagtGGTGGAAAAATGGGCTGGTCAGCTAAAGCGTTAAAACATGTCAGGATGGGTTGACCCTGAACAGTTAGATTGTCTAACATGATTATGACGATTCCATTATCTTTATAAAGTAATATAGGTGGTTTAAGGCATTAGACATACACTTTCTGCAACTCCGATCCGTTTCCTTTTAGTTAAAAAATTATTAACTATAACGTAGTTAGCAAATATGTACTTTGGTGATTGATCTTTGGATAGTGGTGGCAAAATGGGATGGTGGGACAAGTTGGGTTAAGCGTGAAACATCATGTTGTGTTGGTATATAAACAACTAGGTTAGAAACCCGTGTATTACGTGAGTTGAATAAAAGAGATATTAAATAGTTGACAATTGAGATTTAGGAATTATATAACTCTATATATCGGTAAGAATAGAAAAGTGTAATTAACctttttaaattaagaaatagAATATGAAGGGGTGAGATAAGAGAAGCAGAAGGCTCATAGAATTTTGACACGTGGAGTAACTGAGCTGTAATTTACTTTCAAAAATAAGAAACAGAATATGAAGGGGTGAAATAAAAGAAGCGGAAAAAGAATCTTGGGCTAAGAACCAGTTATTTATTAGGTTGACAACATGATTATGACAGATTGACGATTCTACTATTTTTGTAATAATCTCATTTACTTAAATAACGTAAGATAGAAGGTTTAAGGCACATTAAAAATACCGTTTTTGCAACTTCTGGCATGTTTCCCTTTTGGTTAAATAAGTTAATAAACTATCAAGGTAATTagcaaaaatatatttatatgtgATTGAGCTTTTGGATAGTGGTTGCAAAATTAGGTTGGGTAAAGCATGAAACATCAAACATGTCGAGTTGGGTAATGGGTTCACCCTGAACGCTTATTTTTTTTGGTAACCAGTAAGATTTTTATACATTATGATTATGACGATTCTGTTATATGTGTAATTATATAATCTTCTAAAAGTAATATAGGAGTTTTAAAGCATTAGGAGCGCATTTCTCACAACTTCCGACCAGTTCGACTCTTTTTCTTTTAGTTAAATTATTATAAATAAATTATACCCGCTTTACATGGGATTGTTTCTTGTATATATGCTTATAGGTTGGCTCTGATGTTATATTTGCCTATTTTTAACCATATATTGGCTTATAGGTTGTCTTCTGATGTTATATTTGCCTATATTTAACCATGTACTCTTTCACCACCTATGTTATTAGCGGTAGTTTTCTATATACATGTATACTTCATGCTTTATAAATCTGTGTGTTTGATTTGAGCCGAgtgtctctctggaagcagcctctctatccctgagatagaggtaaggtttgtctacatctcaccctccccagaccctaacAATAGCTTTGCTACTTGTGggatttagggtatgtttggcaaaagtagctggtagccagtagctgtagctttttagatataatTAGGTGTTTGcaagagtagctggagcttttaataaaatgtataaatgaccaaaatggataTAACTAAAAAAACATGATACGAAACGTAataacacacacatacacacacatataagttctttctcaaataaataaaacatggtcattttcaattaaataaaacATAGCTACTGACAAACAGTCGAGAACATAATATAATACTATTAAATCATTAATGTCGTACATTCCATATCAACGTTCATTAATGACTTTAATATGCACTTTGTTGCATCACACGTAGATTAACTTTGTTTAAAATGAACCATTTTTAATTGTTACTTAATTTCCCAAATTATAAAATTCACATTTacactttttttttaatatgacGCAATCGTCTACTCATTTTCACTTAAACCCTCCAATTTAAATATATGAACCTATTATGAGTAAAACTTAATAAAAACAACCATAAAACTATTCAAAAGTGTAAtctatataaaaatatgtataagTTAAAGCACATCAAGGTACCAGAAAATCGGTGATGAAGGGGACGATCGGAGAACGTATGGGAACAACATATGAAGATCGTGTATATATAATCAAAGAATTTGTTTAAAAGATAACTAAGAATTTGATTTTTTGTTAtctttagaaaaatatttaaaaagttggtgcattaaaagttcattatctttagaggttaaaatagtcattttttctcTAAAAgtttgtagctccttctaaatgttactagtaggagcgttcaaccaaaagcttcaagctcctaacctaaaagttttaagctccttcaaccaaacaagactttttattgagtaggagttttttcttaaaaacttaaagctagaagctcctaaaagatccatgccaaacatacccttactGGGTTCAGTGGTTGTTGTATACCCGCTTGACCTGTTTTAGCGTTTAAACACTTGCCTTCTCAGTTTCTACATGTTTAGTGATTGAAGTTTATATCCTTCTGATTAAGTGGTTGATCATAGTATTAAGATAAAAATGATTACTATTTAGTATTTATATGCTTTTTATTTGTATTTGGAGTAATTCTATGTCGCATGTGGTGTTTCTTGCTCAGTCATTTCCATCTTTGTTGTCAGttaatttaaaacatataaaTGGCATCAATATATTTACAATTCAAATTAACATAATATATTCATTTTACTGTTTGACTTTTTGTATAGAATTTAAACCGTTTGCATGACTTATTTCAGGAGAAGTCCAATCTCTATTGCTGCAGCTGTTATTTACATAGTAACTCAACTTTCTGATGATAAGAAACCCCTCAAAGGTAAATATTTTGTCATTTCTCTTTTCTGTATCTTTTTCTTCACGTTTTTATAATTTATGTAATGGGAAATATGCGTGCAGATGTGGCACTTGCAACTGGAGTTGCAGAAGGTACGATCAGAAACTCGTACAAGGATCTTTATCCTCATTTGGGGAAAATAATTCCGAGTTGGTATGCTCAAGAAGAGGATCTCAAGAACCTATGCAGCCCTTGAACATGTATgcaaaataaaagtaaaaaacaagaagacaaaaaaaaaaagaaactgttTGTTTTTCAAAACTCGGGTTTATGGCCTGTTTACgagcttttttttttgtttctcatTGTTGCGACGGTTATACAAGACAACAAAACATGCCCatttttctttttcacaaatgTAGTTCATTGTtttggatatttaaaaaaaaatgtgtaaGTTGTACATGTTATTTGTTTTATGAAAGAACATACTTGTTCAGTATGTAATTTTGTTTACTAGCTTGCCAATAGAGGGTGTTGAACCCACAAAGATTGTGCCTAGTGTTTTAATGTTGGTTTCGTTATAAATTAAAACCTTGAGTTTTGACTTGTGTTTGaaaagtaacacataaatagttGAGTTTGTGCCAATAAACTCTAGCTCAAGTGGTAGGACTTGAAGTTCAATTCCCATTTGGTGCAAAaaagagtgaggcattggtggacAGTGATAGGAGATCCAGGGAAACATgtgttcgatccttgagccaaacggatTTTACTGGTAATTTACCATCGTTCTTAGGGGCGGGTGGGTTactgggttttccccggaattggtggtggacgacTCGGATTACTTTTGGAGTACTCCGTTTGttcagtgggtgccccgagagtgttcgggattgatttgttggccgttccaaaaaaaaaaaaaaataataaaaaaaatagttgAGTTTGTACTAAGATGAAATATTAATAGTAACTGTTATTGTGGTTGTAAATATGAGAAGCAAGCTACCATTATTATTGGTTTCAGGTATTATTTAACCCAATTGTTTTACATTGCTATCGGTTATAAGGTTATTGTTATATGATTTATAGAAATTATGCCTTTTAAACAAGTATTTGGTGGTTAAAAATGTAAAAAGAGAAAAAATAGACGAAGAATTGAGGAAGTCTAAAATTGTGGCTCTAGATAGGTTTAACTAAAGAAAGTCTCAAGGTTCTTCTTACTTCTTAGAATCAACATGTTATTAACGTTGATAATGTGGTTGTTATTGAAGATCAAGTATGTGATGTTCATGTTGATGATGCTAATGTTCATAGATATGTTGTGGGTGTTGAATAGATCAAGTTAGAGAGTATGGATAATGAAGAGTTAACAAGTGTTTCTTGTGTTTCCAAGATACTAGGATTCCCGAACGATCTGTATTATTACAAATCTAGTCAATTATATGGAAGGTTGGAAGAGTCAATTTGATTCAAAAACTGAATTCGAATTTGGTTAGCTTAGCATCCGGTTCGTAATTGTgaaatgagaaattcaaaatcCGAAATTCTATCGAATGAAACCAACTCATCAAGTCCAACTTCGGGTTTTCAAATGTGATTAGAATAATAAACGATCCTAATTTCAACTACGATAGCTAAATTTGAGGGGTTGAACTAGGGGTGTTAAAAAGTATCCAAATCCGAACTATCCGAAAATTCAGATATCTGGGATTTcgaatatccgaattttcggattcggatctGGATGTTATCTTTTTTATTTGTTATCGGATACCTgaatatccgaaaatttatattcggatatcTGAAAATATCTAGTTTTGaataaatagaaaaaaataaaaattggaAATTCGGATATTCGATCGTCCGAAATTCGGATTTCTGAATTTTCATATATCTAGTTTTGAGCATCCCTTGGTTGAATTGTAAATAAAGTAGAGTAAATGTTggtgcactgatgtctgttaacttcgtctttatagagtcttgtattgtattgtattgtattgtatgtattagatcagggcacggaaaTCTAGGAAACAGGATTtgtaggtaattccgcttgaatggtGCAACATGttgtttcaaacggaattaaagTCTTCACACGGAATTacttaattccgcacggaattagtaattccgcatgaaccTATGATTTCGTTTGAGTCGTCTTCACGCGGAATTAACCGTCTATAAATACCTGTGTGCTCGTGTCATTTCGTACGGAATTAGTGTttgagagccgaggtgctgccggattgttATCTGAATTGTAAAAGCTTAGGAAATCAATATAAGAAGAAAATTAAAGGAAAACCAAGCTGTTTGACatcatttacattgattccgcctttgtatttgatgatgaactactcaaattgactgtttagggtcacacgacgatccaacaagtggtatcagagctcaggacgaggagttcataccaattcagcttgatttcatcggattctctctcttctacaccttcttttctgatttgaacaaaatTTAACAGTTGAAATGGCTTAAAATTCACATATATCACGTAAAACAGTGTgttaactaatccttgaaagaTTTGGACTTAAAATCGATCAAAATAGGACAAAAATCTTAATTTCACTTGAAAAGTTGTTTGAATTTGCTGATGTCATCTTAATCCCGTTTAAAAAGTTCACtataattccgcacggaattaaacATTTGgattaattccgtttgaaaagctTGGATCAGTTCACACGGAacttaatttcgtttgagagtTCAAACGGAATATCTAATTCCGCTTCAAAGatattaatttcgtttgaaagtgacctaattccgcacggaattagatctgattggtaatttcgtttgaagtcaGTAATTCCGTGTGAAAGGACTGAGtgggtaatttcgtttgaagataTTCCACTcaaagtaatttcgtttgaaagtgcatttttcaaaattccaagaatttttctaagtgtttgttgaatTTTCAGGAACTTGAAAGATGGACGAATTCATGAATCCTTTAAGTGATATGTTTGCCTTTGCTGGAAACACCGGAGATGATAATTCAAGCAATACCAATGAGAACACTCCGAATACGATGAAAACTTTATCGGACGCCTTAAGTGTGGAGAGTGCATACGGCACatataacaaacctccaaagttgatggcgattgaagagtacagtcggtgggcCAAGAAATTTGAAGAGTGGTTAAAGGCATTTGCGTATCCCAGCTGGAAAAGTCTAAAGAATGGATACCATGATGGAGGACAACATGGTGAAAATCTAACACAAATTGAAGATATAGAGAATTTTGTTGCTGAGCAAAAGTGCATCGCATTGCTGTATCAGTCTGTCAGAGAAGACATAATATCTCTGATTGAGTACAAAAATGCTACAGATCTTTGGGAAAAGTTAAAAGTGAAATGCTTGGGAAGTGCTGAAatagtaaaaaacaaaaagaaattgttaagaaaagagtttgatttattcggTTGTTtaaaaatgaatctgtttctaaGATGATTGAGAGGTTCGGGCACTTGAAGTTGGAGCTGGCGAGACATGGAATTATATATTCTCGAGAAGAATTAGTAGACAAATTGTTTGACTCattgccagatgagatggattggcaatactttgcgttgatgttgaagaatacgatCGAGTCAGAGAAGCTTATGGTTgatttgttgattgaaagactggagagtcacgagctggagataaagaaatcacacaaagtcaatcattctTCATATCAGCAGAATTTGGAGCTGTACTATCCAAAAAGTATGATTCCCAAGAATGTGTCTCCGAAGACAGttttttctgctgaaaattccAACACATCAAGTAAAGAGAGTTCaagcagtggttttcacagtggttcttcatCAACTTCAAGCCAATCTGCATCAAAGaacttatttcaatgcaacattgcggTGGATTTAAAGAACGCTCAAAACTTCAGCGAGGAATCAGCAAAACAGCAGATGGTGTTCTTagcttctgtgctagagtcgtatGAGAGCCTTGTAGCAGGAAAGATAGGCacaccaacctaacaaaggaagactacgatcagatcgatccggaagagatggagttgatcgatataaggtggtgcatggccagtgcagtgagaagagcgcaacgtttcatggagattactggaagaaagtctattggtggaccttctaccaagctaggatttgacaagtcaaaagtgacatgtttcaagtgtaaacagaaaggtcattttaaaagagagtgccgaaatgcttatgctgatgattctgaaaatctgttcagagaagattactacaaaagagctatctatcatcagaacaaatcagaaccgcctagaatgaagcagcttgaggataaCTCCAAAGAGAAATCCAGAGCTCTCGCTgtgattcatgacgatgaaggttttgactggagcgaaTTGTTACCAgaggaggatgcggttggatatgcgTTCATGGCAAAGTCTGTTGAGCCTGTTCCTTTTAAAGACAGCAGAAATGAAAAAGAGAAGTATGTCAACAGAAAGATGAAAGCTCAAAccagaatgatcagaatatcttcTATATTCACTGAAGCTAAAAGGGCGAAGAGATGGGAtgcagacagagaatgttatATTGACTCCATAGGAAACATTGCAGTTGACCCAAAGACCCTCAATCTTGATACCATGATTCAACaaattgctgaagaagaagagggtTGGCAAAGATTATGGTGGGGAGGTGGAGAAGAGAAAGtcgaagaaaaagagaaagaaaaagagcagcagccaaagaagattgatgatgggaTCATTAATACTTCACAAGAACTTACCGCTGAAAACTTTaagaagatggctgacaaagttcttgctgcaaaagaacttgaggtagattctagttctggaactgagtccaAAGATAAGGTCAGTTCAAATGATGCACacgagtcaggtaagaaagataAATCTGAGAacaactgcaaaaattgcatgaaagagtgcaaagtttgtagtacaatcacTTACCTAAGTGGTAAaaaagttgaagatctgactgGTAGAGTTAGAAGTGTTGAAGATCAGATCCTTAACCGTGATAAACTGTTGAAAGCTTCGAACgacagattaaaagaattaactgacaaaattgaaaatgataaaattgacaaaGAAAGAGTTAGGAAAGAAAACGAagagttagttcttgaaaatcgtcagatttcagaaaaatttgagaagctaaaacgaacggttaaagattctgatgaaagaaacGGTAAGACAACTAAAGAAAATCTTCATCTGTCGGGAGTTCTTAGGgtgaaagaagagttaatcaaccagcaactggatgaaattgctaagttgaagcttcagtttcaagaagctgcaattgaaaatgaacgcattCAGTTGAAACTAAAAAGTTACAACtctgcaagctttgttttgcaacacattgttcccaaacccattggAAAAAACAAAGCAGGTGAAGATGTCTTTTCTGATGGAACAggggtgggttatcatcaagttccaccaccagttctaaacAATTATTCGAAGAAAaaatcagggttggttaatgatgaagatgataatgaagtgaaacttccagacacaattgatgtcacattcacttcatcttccgatgagGATAGTGTCCAAACTGAAGTTGTGAAAAGTATGGTTGAtaatgttttaaaatctgaaagtgacactactgaggaagatgaatgtttcttggacgaatacattccgaaatcaaagtccaaaaacaacttaaatgaagaacctaatcttgtcatgtacaagatgttgggatcggataagttgtattcggattctgattTTCCCCTGGAGAATGTTAATGTTGCtaaattgacaaatgtgttcaaaCTGGTTGAAATTGATCGGTCTGAAATAAAAAGTTTAAATCAGACAaaaaggcaaatgaattttgaaaaagacaaatcttactataaaaaacctgttgttccaccacgtttttataacaacaatcaaaacagatggtcgggtggttatcagggtggtaagaattatcaaagaAAGAATTTTCAGAATAAAAAAAtcgttgagaagaaagtgtttgtgaaaagttcaagttcactgtttgatgaagaatctgaaatcttttcaaaatcaaacaaagagttctttgagaagaaggcctcacagcctcagtctgaaggcacaagccgggtagttgacacccgaacatgcttcaaatgcaatcaagttggacatattgcacgaaagtgtacaaacttgaagcctaagactgaagttgttgagattcaGAAGAAGAAAGCTGTTGAaaaaggaaaagctccattggtggttgagaaaaaggttttggaAAATGATAACACcaaaatcaaaactgaacctgttaaaaatgtggtaattaaaaatgataagttttacaaacgggttgcatcatctcaacaaacatggaagccaaaagttgttgaaaagaaaacaagttctccaaaaccaaaggtttcagagtcagagaaacaatcatcttctactacaccagtaaagatgaatgttcctttggattactatgtgaaacttgagaaagaaatgcaaaaatctgagaagaaagatgttcaaaagaaagaccaaccatctggtcaacctcagaaagatgagtttttcttatacaaaaaggttgaggttgggtctgaagaaagcttgaagatcaatgataagaattttccaccattgatcaCCAAAAGAACTGTCCTTGATGTCCAGTTACCTGAGTCGATAAAGGCTTGGGTAGCAccaaaatctaactaagtgtttttgaaatgtgcaggagcttccgagatccgtttcgcgatggattatggatagtggagcttctcggcacatgacggggaagaAGACCCTGCTATACGATGTTAGAGGGtttaatggaggttatgtaggttttGCAGGAAATCAAGGAGGTAGAATTATTGgagaaggaacgttatccaatggcaTTGTCACGTTtaaaagagttaactacattgctgagctggagaataatcttctgagtatttctcaaatctgtgataggatgtat
This genomic interval carries:
- the LOC110898026 gene encoding transcription initiation factor IIB-2 — encoded protein: MDAYCSDCRKSTEVVFDHSAGDTVCSECGLVLESHSIDETSEWRTFANESGDNDPVRVGGPTNVLLNDGGLSTVISKPNGVTSDFLSSSLGRWQNRGSNPDRSLIMAFKTIATMSDRLGLVATIKDRANEIFKKVEDQKSSRGRNQDAILAACLYIACRQEDKPRTVKEICSVANGATKKEIGRAKEYIVKQLELEMGQSVEMGTIHAGDFMRRFCSNLGMTNQTVKAAQESVQKSEEFDIRRSPISIAAAVIYIVTQLSDDKKPLKDVALATGVAEGTIRNSYKDLYPHLGKIIPSWYAQEEDLKNLCSP